AAATTCAATTTATTATTGAACAAACATAGGTCCCGGGACCCGTTAGCAATCAAAGATTGCTATAGCGGGTGGGGTTCTTATTTTCCGGTTGCTGCATTTATTCCGGCAATACGTCCAAAGGTAAATATATCAGCTATAGCATTTCCGCCCAGCCTGTTGCCGGCATGGAGTCCGCCTGTGACTTCTCCGGCTGCCCATAAACCGGGAATGATTTTGCCGTCCTTGTTTATAACATGAGCTTCGGTATCGATAACAACACCGCCCATTGTATGATGCAATGAAGATTTTCTGGGGCTTATACAAATTCCAACTTCATCATCAGAATCTATATAATCAAGATCTATAGCTCCGGATATAACTTCCTTTCCAAAGTCATCATCTTTTTGAGCTGCTACATAGCTGTTGTATTTTTCAATTGTAGCGCGCAGTTGTTCTTCGGTAAATGCGGGAGCAACACCGGCAGCCGGTTTTTTAGTAGCTTCTGCTAATTCGGCAAGGGTATTGCCGTACCATATATGACCGCCTTCAACCATGGCAGCCACACGTTCATCATATTTGGTGCCTTTTATAAGCTGTTCAGGCTTATTAGCATCTCCTCTGCCTGCATAGATAATATAGAAAATACCATCTTCAAGAGCCAGTGAAGTTTTAGCAAGTACATCACGTTCTGCATATTCATTTACAAACCTGTTTCCCTTGCCGTCAATCCAAATCTGTTCTGAAGCATCTGCCCAGATACCGTCAGTCATGGTTCCTTTGATGGGAGATGAAGAAGGCATCATCTGAGCAACTTCCATACCCGTTAGCTCTGCTCCTATCGTTTCTGCCATTATAATTCCATCGCCTTCGTTAGTGCCCATGTTTGTTGATAATGTTGTATCTGACAGGTCTTTTCCCCAATATTTATCATACTTTTTGACCATTGCCGCATTTGCGCTGTATCCGCCTGTAGCAAGGACAACGCCTTTAGCTGTATTGACAGTGATATTTGTGCCGTCTGCCTGCTCGGCTTTTGCACCAACTACCTTTCCTGATGCATCTGTCAAAAGCTCGGTACCTCTGGTTTCGGTATATATTTTAACGCCTTTTTCCTTTGCGACTTTTTCAAGTTGAGGAATGCGTTCAGCGCCTGACATGAAGCTGTGGGTCCTTGGCCACATAGCACCAAGAACGGTACCCAATCCGGGAGCGCCGCCGTATTTTGCATCAGCGCCATAAGATGAATTAAGGCCGGCTTCTCCCATCCATACGAAAGAATCAAGAGCGCTGTTGGCAAACTTTCTTGCAAGCACAATGCTTGGAGCAATCCATGTACCGTCAGTTAATTGACGAAGGCCTCCGGTATAAACATGCCACATATGCAGTGATACTGAGTCAAAACCCGGCATATCAACTCCGGCTTCCTTACCGGCATTTTTTGCATAAAATGCTTTGATATCAGCTTTAAGCTCTGTCAATACTTCTTGCCATTCGGGATAAACGTCAAATTTAAGCTTGGGATCAGCCGGATCAAGGGCAAGATATCCATCCATTGTAGCCTTTTGGGATTTAGTCAATATCATTACGCTTTGTGCTCCGGGATCAACAGCATTATATGCTGCTCCTGCCATCATAGTATTTCCGCCTAACACGGAACCTTTTTCAATAAGAATAACTTTGGCGCCTTGTTCAGCGGCGTTGATTGCTGCTGACAGGCCGGCACCTCCGCCTCCCATTACCAGAACATCTGTATCCCATGTTTGAGGTTCCTTAGGCTGAGCTGTTACCTTATTTGCCTTTAGTGCATCAACATCCAAACCGGCAGCTTTGGCAGCATTGGCAACGGCATTGATAATGCCATAGCTGGCTAAAGTTGCTCCGGTTACAGTGTCCACAGATAAGCTTTGATGCTCGATTATCTGTTTGGGTATACGTTCAACTGCTACTACCGCAACATTTGGAGTTTCTGAGTTCTTTTTAAACTCAATGGCTGTGATTTTACTGTCTTTAACAGTTATGCTTACAGTTATCGGTCCCTGCATACCATTTGCAGTACCTTCGAAATTGCCGTTAATGGGGTTTACTATTTCGTTTTTGTCTTTATTTTCTCCTTGTCCATTTTTGCTGTCAGTGCACCCTGCAATTGCAATAAG
This is a stretch of genomic DNA from Oxobacter pfennigii. It encodes these proteins:
- a CDS encoding FAD-dependent oxidoreductase, whose product is MKRFISMLLCICILIAIAGCTDSKNGQGENKDKNEIVNPINGNFEGTANGMQGPITVSITVKDSKITAIEFKKNSETPNVAVVAVERIPKQIIEHQSLSVDTVTGATLASYGIINAVANAAKAAGLDVDALKANKVTAQPKEPQTWDTDVLVMGGGGAGLSAAINAAEQGAKVILIEKGSVLGGNTMMAGAAYNAVDPGAQSVMILTKSQKATMDGYLALDPADPKLKFDVYPEWQEVLTELKADIKAFYAKNAGKEAGVDMPGFDSVSLHMWHVYTGGLRQLTDGTWIAPSIVLARKFANSALDSFVWMGEAGLNSSYGADAKYGGAPGLGTVLGAMWPRTHSFMSGAERIPQLEKVAKEKGVKIYTETRGTELLTDASGKVVGAKAEQADGTNITVNTAKGVVLATGGYSANAAMVKKYDKYWGKDLSDTTLSTNMGTNEGDGIIMAETIGAELTGMEVAQMMPSSSPIKGTMTDGIWADASEQIWIDGKGNRFVNEYAERDVLAKTSLALEDGIFYIIYAGRGDANKPEQLIKGTKYDERVAAMVEGGHIWYGNTLAELAEATKKPAAGVAPAFTEEQLRATIEKYNSYVAAQKDDDFGKEVISGAIDLDYIDSDDEVGICISPRKSSLHHTMGGVVIDTEAHVINKDGKIIPGLWAAGEVTGGLHAGNRLGGNAIADIFTFGRIAGINAATGK